In Halichondria panicea chromosome 5, odHalPani1.1, whole genome shotgun sequence, the genomic stretch TCTTGTATATTGGGAGCAAAGCCGCCCTCGGCCCCAACGTTGGTGGCATCCTGGCCATACTTATTCTTAATGACCCCCTTGAGAGTGTGGTACACCTCAGACCCCATACGCAGTGCCTCACGGAACGAGGACGCCCCTGGGGGAGGTAACCACATCAAAGGGGTAGTGATACATGCCCCCTGGGgggtacaatacatgcatggggggAGGCCATACAAACATGTAAGTACTGTATGCAAGTAAAACGAAGTGACAACATGGAGACTTGAATGAAACTATTAACTTGATTGAGAGATGCTGAAAAGATTGACTATTATAGTTTATAATAAGTTAGTCGTTATTATTTCAGCTacctaacataattataattttgtctagtgtattattatagctcgGGAGTTTTTACAGTTAATACAGCTAGTGTAAGAAACCTACAGAAACACCTACACCTTACCAGTGGGAAGTATCATGAACTCCTGCATGGCCAGCTTATTCCCGGCATGGCTGCCTCCGTTAATCACATTGAAAGCAGGGCAAGGTAGAATCACTTCTTTATTTCCAGCTAGGTCTGCAATGTGGCGATACAGAGGTACACCTTTGTGAGCAGCTCCAGCCTTGCACACAGCCAAGGACACACCAAGAATCGCGTTAGCTCCAAGTTTACTCTTATTCTCAGTTCCGTCAAGATCAAGCATGATTTTATCGACTGCTGTCTGTTGTGTCACGTCTATGTTATTGGAGATCAGAGCAGGTCCAATAATCGAATTAACGTTGTCGACGGCTTTTAAGACGCCTTTTCCGAGGAATCGTTTTGGATCTTTGTCTCTCAATTCGAGAGCTTCGTAGATCCCGGTTGATGCGCCTGAAGGTACGGCAGCACGGAAGACTCCCTTGGAGGTGGTTAGTTCTACCTCTACAGTGGGGTTGCcacggctgtgtgtgtggagtgtgggtggtgtgtgtgtgtgtgggtggtgtgtgtgtgggtggtgtgtgtgtggagtgtgggtggAGTGCAGCTAgcaactattattatataatacaaTTTATCACTTATTTCGTATTTTACCTGTCCAAGATTTCTCTGGCATGGACTTTGGAGACTCCTGACATCTTGATAGTCTAGTAGGGAACGGCTGAGGCTTGGTTAATTGGCTGCAACTGTCTCGGTTAGCTTGCAAACTGCAAATTAGTACGCTGCCCCTGCAATGCTCTGTACGTATGTACTTAGGATATGAGGTACAAAGGTCAGTGACGGATACAGGAAATGATGTCATGTTGACGCTTCCGCTAGACTAGTATACGGAAGTGGACACAGGACCGTGTATGTCACTTTCGTAACCGGGAGTATACGGACTAGGTGTGGCTCTCGTATGCACTGGTACCCGTGTACGTACTGATCTCACTTCACAGTAAAAAAGTGTCTCTTACCTAGCCTAGCTCTATCGCTACCTCATCTGTATAACCCGCACAAGGCCTGGAAGAGATATACAAGACAGCCGCTATAAGAGTACTCACTTCGTTGTAGCTAGGAAAATAGCCTGGCAGTAGTCAAGATCAGAAGATACTCAATTGATTTCTGACACTGACTGACTGAGAAATGGGAGATTCGTGGTCTTGTTTATCATGTTTAGGAGCTGAGGAGGCCCCAGtgagtcacacacacacacacacacacacacacacacctcacacacacactcacacgtacacacacgtacacacacacacctcacacacacacacacacgtacatgtacgtacatataaaGAGGCTATAATTAGTGTAGGTtgcacatcataattatacagtgaagTAACAGGCTATAAATACATTCATGAACAGCGTTTATCACGCTGTGTTTTTGTCATTGTCATTCTATTCATACGATGAACTGTAGCGTTGCCAGAACACTCTCTATTGAGCCAGCTTTGTCCACTtcccttgtgtgtgtatgtatgttacTATGTATGAAGGTTAACTGCAATGCCTCCGCTGTTGTCGTCGTGTTGTCTAATCAAAATTTATGTTGTTGTACACTATTTATAGACGGAGTCCCAATTTTTATTAATATGAAAACTTGATAGTAGTTCTGTACGTGTGAATAATGACACAAAGACACGCTTATTGTTGAATGGTACTGGATCTTACACACCTCAACATGTGTTTCTGACCATAGAGCTTAATTACTCCTTAATTAAGTGCAGTTGATACTAGAAAATGAAGCcgatattattatattattttgtaaaGCATCCCTTCTATTGGTCATTGATACTACATAAGCAGGTTGTACCAATTTTATACGAGATTGTCAAACGAGCTTTTATAGGTCTATACGCACTGTTTCACGGTCTTTGTCTATACACGACCGTGCATTGCTCTATTTGGCATGGCATTGTGTAAATGCCTTTGTGTATCCATGGTCTATAAATAGGCATTTCTGTAGAGATATTCGTACCAATGGGACATTCCTTCAAGCCGAGGAGCGAGTGCCAACCGTCCTGTATAGCTATTGTGTGTAATGCCTTAATTGTTCTTAAGAGCTTATGTATTAGGGTACATGTGAACTTAAGTTAATGACATTTCTGAGGCAATTAGAGTCATTACATTGCTCATCATCTTGTTCTAATGCTAGAGCTACTTAAAAGTGTGCGACATTCCACCATTTTAGTAGCTACACTGTAGATGCCTTGTATATCTCCTAGCTACACCGTACTACCCACTATACACTGACTGTATATGCCCTAGCCAcctagctacactgtacagttATGCCCTAACCCTAGCCCcctagctacactgtacagttATGCTCTAACCCTAGCCCcctagctacactgtacaatTATGCCCCAATCCTAGCCCcctagctacactgtacagttATGCCCTAACCCTAGCCCcctagctacactgtacagttATACCCCAATCCTAGCCCcctagctacactgtacagttATGCTCTAACCCTAGCCCcctagctacactgtacaatTATGCCCCAATCCTAGCCCcctagctacactgtacagttATGCTCTAACCCTAGCCCcctagctacactgtacaatTATGCCCTAATCCTAGCCCcctagctacactgtacagttATGCTCTAACCCTAGCCCcctagctacactgtacagttATGCTCTAACCCTAGCCCcctagctacactgtacagttatgctctaaccctaaccctagcCCCCTAGCTTCACACCAACCCCCTACCTCATACCACACACTAGTGAAGTCTAGTCCCTGTGTTTGTAACTATCATGTGTTTAGTCTCTCAACACCTCAACACCATACACAGACTTTGTGTGAAGCCAGAACGTaaccaataataataataattatgcaactcTATTATTATGATTGAGAAATCCATCATTTGGGATATTTCATATCATTTGCATTCCAAAATTGTATTTAGGTATCTACTACATATGGTGTGTATCTAGGCAACCATACGATGCTACTTGTACTAGTTATAGTTGGCATATCTTTATGGTGGCAGGTTCAGAAGAGCCATggcatatatattatactgtactTTATTTTTGTCAAAGAATGGTGAAAATGATCATATTTGTTTTGCAGCAATGCTGTATTTTTATGTACACACAGAGAGCGTAAGTTGTGGTGTTCCATATTTAGACCTTTGTGTGAGTCTATTTATAGCAGGAAGTATTAATTATAGAGCTGGTTAGAGGTCATTCAACTGTATGCTTATATAAGGCAGTGGGATAATGTGGATAATGtgatcaccacacacacacacacaccccacatgcacacatccccacatcccacacacacaccctgcccacacacacacacacacacacaccacacacacagccacctCGTAGAAGAAAAATCGATAAATCTTTGATAGGACTCCCTACAGATTTCCACGTAAGTTCACAACACCGCTCGTATGTGTGTATACGTTACTGTCCTTCCATGTCATGTGACTGCCCttacatgtcatgtgatctccCTCACAGCATACGGGACACATTGGGAGCAGTGACTTTGGTACTGTAGATGTgagttcaatataattattttacagaACTTCTTATACTGTATATTTCAAGCGTATAGACTTTTGCTGATTAAGTATGTACCGcgaatattataattatgtatgtagcCTGGCCTTGAACAGGGTTACGATCCATTTTGTCTCTCTCTTCCAATCACAAATATTTGCACATGTCCACACGGACAGTGTCTCAACTATTAAGCTCACTGTGTGTTACACAATAGTagcctcataattattatccattGTCTCCCTTTCTCTTACAGTTAAGTAACGTGCAATCGCAAATGCAGTCCAAAGGCGGCTCAGAAACAGGCACAACCATCCCGGAATCAATTACACCTACTGGGAAATTTGTGGTAagaatgtgtacatgtacatataacattagatcatgtgatctcTAGATAGCCTTGGGCGTTCCTTAGAATGTATGGCCAACATGATCTAGCTTcgtcccaggccaattttatAGTGTTACAATAGAGAAAGTGAGGCCAGGAATGAGGCTAGAACGTGTAGGGTTTAGGGTCAGTGTTAGTGTGTACTATAGTGTTTTCAACTGAGCTTCTCAACTAATTGCAAGCTACCTTCAACACAGCTGATGGCAGTGGCATAGCTATCTCTAAATATTGatggagttataattataggaaactTGTTTAGGAGTTCATTTCTTAGCAATTTtgatatactgtacactgtgtacaatattattatgacatgtacagtgatgtgcccacactggtcgtggtggtggtggttggtactaaccacctcctAGGCCTATGGTTGACCACATGTTAGGCCATTAAAGAGGTGTTGAATTAAGGATTGAAAAATAGCTGCCACTTTCGACACATCACTGCTGTACAATtaacataattttattgcagTACTTTGTGTACaaactaccccccccccccacacacacacacacacactttaaccccctcctccacacacacacacacacttgcaggGCAATCACACGCAATAGTACAATGAAGctttatatataataaaaCAAGACAGTGCAAAATGTATTATTGTATTTGATTGTCATCATTTCTGGATCTAGAAACTAGTGACAGATTTTACCAGCCCACTATAAACGTTCGTCTCTTTAACCAAACTCTTTAGGATGTGTAGTTTTTGTGTTTTCATTATTTCTGCTGCTCTTTACGGAGCGATTATTCTAATTTgggccactgtgtgtgtgtacatgtatttttttCATCTATAAGCAAAATCTTGTTAATTATTAGTTTATTTACTAGCACttcaattaattttagtcaatGTTAGTGTTGTTTTTGGTTCAGCGATGTATTAATTTGATTTTTGTGTGAGCTCAAAAATTATTTATGCAATTGAACAACCTCGATATAAAGCCGCATGATAGTCAATATCAAACCTCGTTCTAGCATGTTTGTTAGCGTATAAGAGTTGACTATTTTGGAATTCCTGGctcctttgcatgcatggggtataGCTACCCCGACATCCAATTATCCCCAAATATCCTCTTCATTTTGAAGAGTTATCAGTACCATagagtgtttactagatttctgccagccagtacaatgcaagctatatatacagctaatataactttttttttttacagttgttcagtatctatggtaacatAAGAACATGGAATGTCACATGAATGATGACGCATGTCTTACCCAAGTTGATCACGTGCAACCATAGATAGTGTAGAAAgtgggattggaaacgggatcacgtaCGTAGGCTTATCAAGTGTGTGTAATAAACGTAAAGGCCAGTGGACAATCCAGGCTTCGATTAACGCAGCTACAAGCGCTAAATTACGCACGTTCAGAGATACCAAAGACAAGGTTTTCTCCTATTCTTGGACAAAGGTAACACTATcaaatttttttttctttctttaaaCAATATAACTTTGATGCATTGCATACAGGGAaggattattattatagcttatGGTAATGTCAACCTAAAAACAGAAAAACAAGACATAACAGCACAACAAAAATTAttaagaaaaagaaaaaaacagaaacatagaacacaacaaaaacaaaacaaggaCAACAATATTAAAATTAGTGTAGTTAGTGCTACGTACTAAAAAGACAATGTAATTTCTTTTTAAAACTAAAAGAAGATGTACTATCTACAATAAACCTAGGTAAAGTATTCCAGTGAGTAATaacttctatatatataaaaaaGGAAGACTTATTATGTGCAATAGTGCTTATATACATATGGCTTAAAAAGTGGTTTGGAGTGCGGGGTGAGGGGTGAGGGGTGAGGGTGAGGCGTGAAGAGGTTGGAGGGTATGCATGAATTGTTATTAAGAATATTATAGCATACTTTTAGTTTTTCTTCTGATGGTAAGCGGCAACCAGTTTAGTTCTTCTAGTAGGATACTGTACGGTTCCTTCCATTTGCCCGTGATCACCCTGCCAGCGAACTTCTGAACATTCTCTAGGGCCAAGTTATCAACTGAGCTCCTAGGGTCCCAGATCGCAATAAGACCAGTAGCAGTATTTATTAGAGCCTCTCTTACCATGTAGGTGCTAATTATTAATTGGGGCCTGGATTTCCAGGCGTATATTAGTGAAATTAGCGGCATATTCAACTGGGAATGACTTTCTGTATACCTATTATCTTTGTTTATGCCtcga encodes the following:
- the LOC135336534 gene encoding gamma-enolase-like, encoding MSGVSKVHAREILDSRGNPTVEVELTTSKGVFRAAVPSGASTGIYEALELRDKDPKRFLGKGVLKAVDNVNSIIGPALISNNIDVTQQTAVDKIMLDLDGTENKSKLGANAILGVSLAVCKAGAAHKGVPLYRHIADLAGNKEVILPCPAFNVINGGSHAGNKLAMQEFMILPTGASSFREALRMGSEVYHTLKGVIKNKYGQDATNVGAEGGFAPNIQENREGLELLKEAIAKAGYTGKIQIGMDTAASEFYKDGKYDLDFKNPASDPSKWLTGKELGSLYHEFIDNYPIVTIEDCFDQDDWDNWTEFTASTDIQIVGDDLLVTNPKRIKTGIEKKACNALLLKVNQIGSVTESIEACRMAQGNGWGVMVSHRSGETEDTFIADLVVGLCTGQIKTGAPCRSERLAKYNQLLRIEEELGKGAKFAGEKFRNPLS
- the LOC135336632 gene encoding CDC42 small effector protein 2-A-like, which gives rise to MGDSWSCLSCLGAEEAPPPRRRKIDKSLIGLPTDFHHTGHIGSSDFGTVDLSNVQSQMQSKGGSETGTTIPESITPTGKFVGNHTQ